One window from the genome of Cardiocondyla obscurior isolate alpha-2009 linkage group LG04, Cobs3.1, whole genome shotgun sequence encodes:
- the LOC139101594 gene encoding otoferlin isoform X2, with translation MSLVVILKNIQGLKCKGEKVAKIDFREVSYYSTVLEDSGDVIEVEQSFTWNLGRPVDEAEILQLAIVSRGVLRNERVAAKYGLVLQTVVREGRILVSDSLVDLNNKPLPAVVCFEIRYNPPDGSCSSYAVSEIMEDEQQMLIDIEQNIANLEKSLEQANSSSTSGKRKGSWHTPEKTSKKGFLPRGTSLSSEKSPDTGKRNTTLRTVRSLLKLGKQRPPRARSCDSNSETRELLDKQDSSCPTSNEPSRTNSMTSLETNTSDNDSQLSAKPEQEETVVKPAKKLKVKPKASDTWQSALKAQDYQVCVTIIEARQLAGLNMDPVVCVQIGDQRKYTSVKESTNCPYYNEYFVFDFHMPPVMLFDKIITLSVQQSRNLLRANLTLGSFKLDIATVWAQPDHQFYHKWALLTDPDDIAGGPKGYLKCDISVIGKGDTIKIPPKSEKDEDDIEGNLLLPDGVPIERQRARFIVKVYRADGLPKMNSSIMANVKKAFTGEVKDLVDPYVQVSFAGLSGKTSVKRHSYAPVWNEQIVFTEMFPPLCQRIKIQLCDNDPVHATVIGTHFVDLKQISNDGEKGFLPTYGPAFIHLYGSIRDYSLIDEHSTLNTGLGEGISYRARLLIAIRTEITDNVEIAPSEVEVEPTVPVNETAYARNEEFFLFSTIMDATMIDKKISDKPMYFEISIGNAGNALDGHNESFKMYDRGSKGGTSGDEEDLQEILTGSWQSTTPASKPMTHDKIYYFLPYWDDKPCLHVRSIWPDYRRRMYNSNIIGKIVDKLEEGLSEVQSHLEDSTCEKLLKSTLEELSANCNRYVSISKSSVTGPGVGKTKLDKERTKLCQREVENIGILSRNLKALVTKSSFKERLKTAHSYLQKLKFLVEDPQDSLPDVFIWVISSGRRVAYQRIPGRELIYSVVDEECGRHCGKVQTMFLKLPGKKRFGPSGWAIQTKLQIYMWLGILKHKKYFIQSLPKGYEISHELRNVERPRALPPTVIHYTQKHKFQLRAHMYQARSLIGSDASGLSDPFARVICGEFCRTTQVIDETLSPTWDELLLFDDILIYGTAEEIKKDPPSIVIELFDQDKVGKSEYIGRAIARPHVKLACEPYTPPQYPPSLEWYDVTRGASRAGELLAVFELLEYPSTKDYGFPTLPDPKDYSCGSQAPGSGQDQGPILPVPVGIRPTLSKYRIEVLFWGLRDLKRIHLLTVDKPRVDVECAGHILYSSVIANAKKNPNFNTPIKFLELELPEQELYRPPLTIRAVDCRSFGRYTLVGTHTINSIHKYMYYPLTKRAKDAQERKKSLYQLQCTALDTSKSKLQQTSLVESMTDLEANNGDTVITLGFELGCGPTKKDKTEQNLRRKHSLSSDNNIGDVGSLEDGDRCQDWWTKYFASVEAMIEENKELRKEKSIFQSQPNGTLPMLFDEAVTPSQTADKNSGINPTKRLFGLKSPTNAVKFVSRLSPKQTQHKYNKTALLKIYPGELEAQPEFEQFKEWLHTFELYRGKKTGDEPEDESRIVGNFKGALKVYKWPLPKDLVDHTVMGFDPQYGFFQGVPSNEPIHVLVRVYIVKANDLHPCDLNGKADPYVVLQLGGKRVSDKENYVSKQLNPVFGKCFEIEATFPQDSLLTVQVLDWDLVGTDDMIGETKIDLENRFYSRHRATCGLAKKYDESGYNKWRDAMKPTQILSKLCKDGKIDGPMYSHGRVTIGRKTFSLSNEEMEYYMHTKGMEEHLALAVLHQWNAFPRIGCALVPEHVETRPLYNPEKPGIEQGKLEMWVDMFPMDMPSPGPALDISPRKPKSYELRVIIWNTDDVVLEDDAFFTGEKMSDIYVKGWVKGPEDCQSTDIHYRSLTGEGNFNWRFIFPFDYLVAEEKIVINRKESLFSWDETECKIPARLELQVWDADHFSADDFLGAITLDLNRFPRGAKNSKLCSLGMLKTDGSVPTVNIFKQKRIKGWWPFYVKKENEDMELTGKVEAEIHLLTKEEAEKNPAGFGRNEPDPLDKPNRPDASFMWFLNPLKSIKYIVWHNYKWAILKAIIAIGLIILLLLFFYAIPGYSVKKILGA, from the exons AAGTATCGTATTATTCGACGGTACTTGAGGATAGCGGAGATGTTATTGAAGTGGAGCAG AGTTTTACGTGGAATTTAGGAAGACCCGTAGACGAAGCGGAAATATTGCAGCTAGCAATTGTATCACGTGGGGTTCTAAGAAACGAAAGGGTTGCAGCAAAATATGGTCTGGTGCTGCAAACGGTGGTACGCGAAGGAAGAATTCTGGTATCGGATTCGCTAGTCGATCTCAATAACAAACCTCTTCCG GCGGTGGTGTGCTTCGAAATTCGTTACAACCCCCCGGACGGAAGCTGCAGCTCGTACGCGGTCTCAGAAATAATGGAGGACGAGCAACAAATGCTGATCGACATCGAGCAGAACATCGCGAACCTTGAGAAAAGCCTCGAGCAGGCCAACAGTAGCTCAACcagtggaaaaagaaagggcTCTTGGCACACTCCCGAGAAAACATCGAAAAAGGGTTTCCTACCAAGAGGCACTTCTCTATCTAGCGAAAAGTCACCTGACACCGGAAAACG AAATACCACTTTGAGAACCGTGCGATCGCTATTGAAATTGGGGAAACAAAGACCGCCACGTGCTAGGTCCTGCGACAGCAACTCAGAAACGAGAGAACTACTTGATAAACAGGATTCTAGCTGTCCAACTTCAAACGAACCTTCGCGAACGAATTCTATGACATCCCTCGAAACAAACACGTCCGATAACGACAGTCAATTAAGCGCCAAACCTGAGCAAGAGGAGACAGTTGTAAAACCGGCTAAGAAACTTAAGGTTAAACCTAAG GCGAGCGATACCTGGCAAAGCGCGTTAAAAGCCCAAGATTATCAGGTATGCGTTACGATCATAGAAGCGCGGCAACTCGCCGGTCTCAACATGGATCCGGTCGTCTGCGTACAAATTGGAGATCAACGCAAATATACAAGCGTTAAGGAATCGACGAATTGCCCATATTATAACgaa TACTTCGTCTTCGATTTCCATATGCCGCCCGTTATGCTCTTCGATAAAATCATTACGCTGTCG GTGCAGCAATCGCGGAATCTCTTACGCGCTAATCTAACGTTGGGCAGCTTTAAGTTAGACATCGCGACTGTATGGGCACAACCAG ATCATCAATTTTATCATAAGTGGGCTCTGCTCACCGACCCGGATGACATTGCCGGTGGACCTAAAGGCTACTTAAAATGCGATATAAGTGTTATTGGTAAAGGCGATACCATAAAGATCCCACCCAAAAGCGAAAAGGACGAAGACGATATCGAGGGTAATCTCTTATTGCCGGATGGTGTGCCAATCGAGAGGCAACGTGCGAGATTTATAGTGAAGGTGTACAGAGCCGATGGTTTGCCGAAAATGAACAGCAGCATTATGGCGAACGTAAAAAAAGCTTTTACAGGAGAAGTGAAAGACTTGGTGGATCCATACGTTCAAGTGTCCTTTGCTGGACTTAGC GGAAAAACGAGCGTGAAGAGACATAGCTACGCCCCGGTATGGAACGAACAGATAGTCTTTACTGAGATGTTTCCTCCTCTTTGTCAGAGGATAAAGATACAATTATGCGATAACGACCCGGTGCACGCCACCGTCATCGGTACACACTTCGTCGACTTAAAGCAAATTAGCAACGACGGAGAAAAGGGTTTTCTGCCGACCTATGGTCCGGCTTTCATTCATCTTTACGGCAGCATCAGAGATTACAGTCTCATAGACGAGCATTCGACTTTGAACACTGGCTTGGGCGAGGGAATTTCGTATAGAGCAAG ACTATTGATAGCGATACGAACCGAAATCACCGATAACGTGGAAATAGCACCGTCGGAAGTTGAGGTGGAACCGACAGTGCCCGTCAACGAAACCGCTTATGCAAGAAACGAAGAGTTCTTCCTATTCTCCACAATTATGGACGCCACAATGATTGATAAGAAGATCAGCGATAAGCCGATGTACTTTGAAATATCGATTGGAAATGCAGGCAACGCTCTCGACGGTCACAATGAAAGTTTCAAG ATGTACGATAGAGGATCGAAAGGCGGAACGAGCGGGGACGAAGAAGACTTACAAGAAATTCTCACTGGATCCTGGCAAAGTACCACGCCGGCTAGTAAACCGATGACacacgataaaatttattatttcttgccGTATTGGGACGATAAGCCGTGCCTTCATGTGAGAAGTATATGGCCGGATTACAGACGAAGAATGTACAACAGTAATATTATCGGCAAGATTGTCGACAAACTG GAGGAAGGATTGTCGGAAGTACAATCGCATTTGGAAGACTCAACGTGTGAAAAGCTTTTAAAATCTACTCTTGAGGAGCTGAGCGCCAATTGTAACCGTTACGTCAGTATTAGCAAATCTAGCGTGACTGGTCCCGGTGTTGGAAAAACGAAACTGGACAAGGAGCGTACGAAACTATGCCAACGAGAAGTAGAAAATATCGGAATCCTGTCGCGCAATCTCAAAGCTCTCGTGACTAAAAGCAGTTTCAAGGAAAGACTAAAGACGGCCCACAGTTACttgcagaaattaaaatttctcgttGAGGAT CCGCAAGACTCTCTGCCAGATGTATTCATCTGGGTGATTAGCTCAGGAAGACGAGTGGCATATCAGAGGATACCTGGTCGCGAGCTGATTTATTCAGTAGTTGACGAGGAATGCGGCCGACATTGCGGCAAAGTGCAGACTATGTTTCTCAAG CTTCCAGGCAAGAAAAGATTTGGACCTTCAGGATGGGCAATCCAAACGAAATTGCAGATCTATATGTGGCTAGGAATATTAAAGCATAAGAAGTATTTTATTCAAAGCTTACCAAAGGGATATGAAATTAGTCATGAATTGAGAAATGTGGAAAGGCCTCGTGCTTTACCACCTACTGTAATTCATTATACCCAAAAgcat AAATTTCAGTTGAGGGCTCACATGTATCAAGCCAGATCTCTGATCGGCAGTGATGCATCTGGTTTATCTGATCCATTTGCGAGAGTGATTTGTGGTGAGTTTTGTAGGACCACTCAAGTGATCGACGAAACCCTCAGCCCAACATGGGACGAATTGCTGTTGTTTGATGATATTTTAATCTATGGCACTGCCGAAGAGATTAAAAAGGATCCACCCTCTATCGTCATCGAGCTATTTGATCAGGATAAAGTG GGAAAATCAGAGTACATCGGTCGAGCCATCGCACGACCGCATGTCAAACTTGCCTGTGAGCCGTATACTCCTCCACAATATCCGCCGTCTTTGGAATGGTATGATGTTACGAGAGGAGCTTCAAGAGCTGGCGAACTTCTAGCGGTCTTTGAATTATTGGAATATCCTTCCACAAAAGATTACGGTTTTCCTACTTTACCGGATCCTAAAGATTACAGCTGCGGATCTCAGGCTCCGGGTTCTGGCCAAGATCAAGGCCCGATTCTTCCTGTGCCCGTGGGAATTCGACCTACTTTATCGAAATATCG AATCGAGGTGCTATTTTGGGGTTTGCGAGATCTGAAAAGAATTCATCTATTAACTGTCGACAAGCCTCGCGTAGATGTTGAATGCGCCGGCCACATTCTCTATTCGTCCGTCATAGCAAATGCGAAGAAAAATCCGAATTTCAACACGCCGATTAAATTTCTGGAGCTGGAGCTTCCTGAACAGGAGCTTTATCGACCTCCTTTGACCATAAGAGCGGTGGATTGTCGGAGTTTTGGTAGATATACCCTCGTTGGTACTCACACCATCAATTCGATTCACAAGTATATGTACTATCCTTTGACTAAAAGGGCAAAGGATGCtcaagagaggaagaagagctTATATCAATTACAGTGCACGG ctCTTGATACATCTAAGTCGAAACTCCAACAAACGTCATTAGTTGAATCGATGACTGATTTGGAAGCTAATAATGGAGATACCGTTATCACTCTTGGATTTGAATTAGGATGTGGTCCAACAAAGAAAGATAAAACGGAACAAAATTTACGTAGGAAGCATAGCTTGTCTAGTGATAACAATATAG GCGATGTAGGATCATTAGAGGACGGAGATCGCTGCCAGGACTGGTGGACAAAGTACTTTGCATCTGTAGAAGCAATGATCGAGGAGAACAAAGAACTGCGTAAGGAAAAATCTATATTTCAAAGTCAACCAAATGGAACGCTACCGATGCTTTTTGATGAAGCTGTAACGCCAAGTCAAACAGCTGACAAGAATTCTGGAATTAATCCTACGAAGAGGCTGTTTGGTCTAAAATCACCTACAAATGCGGTGAAGTTTGTATCGAGGCTCAGTCCAAAACAAACCCAGCACAAATATAATAAGACTGCTTTGCTGAAAATATACCCTGGAGAATTAGAAGCGCAACCTGAATTTGAACAATTTAAGGAATGGTTACACACTTTCGAATTGTATCGAGGTAAAAAAACTGGTGACGAGCCCGAAGATGAATCAAGAATTGTCGGTAATTTCAAGGGCGCATTGAAAGTCTACAAGTGGCCGCTACCTAAGGATCTAGTTGATCACACTGTAATGGGTTTCGATCCGCAATACGGATTTTTCCAAGGTGTCCCGTCGAATGAGCCTATTCACGTTCTAGTACGAGTGTACATCGTTAAAGCTAATGATCTTCATCCTTGCGATCTGAATGGAAAAGCAGACCCCTACGTAGTTTTACAATTGGGGGGTAAAAGAGTTAGCGATAAGGAAAATTATGTCTCAAAGCAATTGAATCCTGTCTTCGGAAA ATGTTTCGAGATTGAGGCAACATTTCCGCAGGATTCTTTGCTCACCGTACAAGTTCTAGACTGGGATTTGGTCGGAACAGACGATATGATTGGTGAAACCAAAATTGATTTGGAAAATCGCTTCTACAGCAGACATCGAGCTACATGCGGACTTGCAAAAAAATACGACGA ATCTGGATATAATAAATGGAGAGATGCAATGAAACCGACTCAAATACTTTCGAAGCTATGTAAAGATGGTAAAATCGATGGACCAATGTATTCTCACGGACGCGTTACAATCGGTAGAAaaactttctctctttcaaaCGAGGAGATGGAATATTATATGCATACAAAGG gaATGGAAGAACATCTCGCTTTAGCCGTTCTTCATCAATGGAACGCTTTTCCGCGAATAGGTTGTGCTCTGGTACCCGAACACGTGGAAACTCGGCCGCTTTATAATCCTGAGAAGCCTGGAATTGAACAGGGAAAATTAGAAATGTGGGTGGACATGTTTCCAATGGACATGCCTTCGCCCGGACCAGCTCTCGATATTTCACCGAGAAAGCCTAAGAGTTATGAATTGAGAGTTATCATATGGAATACAGATGATGTCGTTTTGGAAGATGATGCTTTTTTCACTGGTGAAAAAATGAGCGACATTTATGTAAAagg ATGGGTGAAGGGACCAGAGGACTGTCAATCTACTGATATTCACTATCGATCGTTAACTGGCGAAGGAAATTTTAACTGGCGCTTTATATTTCCATTCGATTATCTAGTAGCAGAAGAAAAGATCGTTATTAATCgtaaagaaagtttatttagcTGGGACGAAACCGAATGTAAAATACCAGCACGCCTAGAGCTACAA GTTTGGGATGCAGATCATTTCTCTGCAGACGATTTCTTAGGTGCGATAACCCTCGATCTCAATCGATTTCCGCGAGGAGCGAAAAATAGTAAGCTCTGTTCATTGGGAATGCTAAAAACAGATGGTTCTGTGCCAACGGTTAACATCTTTAAACAAAAACGTATAAAAGGATGGTGGCCGTTTTATGTGAAAAAAGAGAATGAAGATATGGAGCTAAca gGTAAGGTCGAAGCTGAGATACATTTACTCACTAAAGAAGAGGCCGAAAAAAATCCTGCTGGTTTTGGTAGAAACGAGCCCGATCCACTAGATAAACCAAA tCGACCAGATGCATCTTTCATGTGGTTTCTCAATCCACTAAAGTCTATCAAATATATAGTTTGGCATAATTATAAATGGGCTATTTTAAAAGCTATAATTGCGATCGGATTAATCATACTTTtgcttttattcttttacgcAATACCAGGTTATTCCGTAAAGAAAATCTTGGGAGCTTAA